The proteins below are encoded in one region of Flavobacterium nackdongense:
- a CDS encoding arylsulfatase, with protein MKIKITSLLLGITALLCFSSQAQTPAFKGDIKLDVRDSKPDWAPFVRKKAPEGSPNILFILYDDTGLAAWSPYGGRINMPTMDKLAADGLTYTQWQTVALCSPTRSCINTGRNHNLNGMGVITEGANGYPGFSCQLPAQAATMAQILNDNGWSTFWLGKNHNVPETDLSAGANKSQWPLQQGYDRFYGFIGGETNQFYPDLTEDNHAIEAPYGPEKGYHLSKDLADQAIKMIGDQKSANPSKPWFMWYCPGANHAPHQAPKDYIAKYKGKFDDGYDAYRKWVLPRMIAKGILPKGTTLTEWNPMPAALANPADAVRPWNSLSADEKKLFSRLCEVYAAFSEYTDVEIGRIVDYLKKTGQYENTVIMYASDNGASGEGTPNGSVNENKFFNGFPDDLAENMKLIDELGGPNTYEHYPTGWAAALSTPFKMFKRYSNYAGGTDCPLTITWPKGIKARGEVRNQYHHAVDIVPTILEICGLEMPKVYKGVEQYPLSGVSMKYSFDAKPNDPTQKHVQYFSMLGTRAVWQDGWKAVAVHAPLTDKGKFDQDQWELYNVEADRSESKDLAKQYPDKLEALKKLWLDEAKKNNALPLDDRTTMQIITIPRPTEEEAKDSYTYYPHTSQVPEAVAVSVRGKSYKIIANVEIKADASGVIFAHGSRFGGHSLFIKDQKLYYVYNFLGIKEQQLVSTETIKPGKYTFGVEFTKEKAGEHGESIGTAKLYINDKAVATGAMTAQVGKFTLVGDGLCVGFDSGDPVSKQYASPGEFEGGEISFVTVNTGKEPYIDLEREAARAFSKE; from the coding sequence ATGAAAATCAAAATCACATCTTTGCTACTTGGGATTACGGCACTACTTTGCTTTAGTAGTCAGGCACAAACACCCGCATTCAAGGGAGACATCAAACTCGATGTAAGAGATTCTAAACCGGATTGGGCTCCGTTTGTTCGTAAAAAAGCTCCGGAAGGTTCCCCCAACATTTTATTTATTCTTTACGACGATACTGGTTTAGCAGCTTGGTCGCCTTATGGTGGAAGAATCAATATGCCCACTATGGATAAGCTGGCAGCCGATGGATTGACTTATACCCAATGGCAAACAGTTGCGTTGTGTTCGCCAACCCGTTCTTGTATCAACACTGGTCGAAACCACAACCTGAATGGAATGGGGGTTATTACTGAAGGCGCCAACGGTTATCCTGGATTCAGTTGCCAGTTGCCTGCTCAAGCGGCTACCATGGCTCAAATATTAAACGATAATGGATGGAGTACTTTTTGGTTAGGTAAAAATCATAATGTTCCTGAAACTGATTTGTCAGCAGGAGCCAACAAAAGCCAATGGCCATTACAGCAAGGATATGATCGATTTTATGGATTTATCGGTGGAGAAACCAATCAGTTTTATCCTGATTTAACCGAAGATAATCACGCCATCGAAGCTCCGTATGGTCCTGAAAAAGGCTATCATTTATCCAAAGATTTGGCGGATCAAGCTATCAAGATGATTGGGGATCAAAAATCGGCTAATCCTTCGAAACCTTGGTTTATGTGGTATTGCCCTGGAGCAAATCACGCCCCTCACCAAGCACCAAAAGACTATATTGCTAAATACAAAGGCAAATTTGATGACGGTTATGATGCCTATCGGAAATGGGTATTGCCACGTATGATTGCCAAAGGCATTTTGCCAAAAGGGACGACACTTACCGAATGGAATCCGATGCCTGCAGCTTTGGCAAATCCCGCCGATGCAGTACGTCCTTGGAATTCATTAAGTGCTGACGAAAAGAAATTATTTTCACGTTTGTGCGAAGTATACGCCGCTTTTTCCGAATATACCGATGTAGAAATTGGTCGCATTGTTGATTATTTGAAAAAAACAGGACAATATGAAAACACAGTGATTATGTATGCTTCTGATAACGGTGCTTCGGGCGAAGGTACACCAAACGGTTCTGTAAATGAAAATAAATTCTTCAATGGGTTTCCTGATGATTTAGCTGAGAATATGAAATTGATCGATGAGTTGGGAGGCCCCAATACCTACGAGCATTATCCAACTGGTTGGGCAGCTGCATTATCGACACCTTTTAAAATGTTCAAACGCTATTCCAACTATGCCGGAGGCACAGATTGTCCGTTGACGATTACCTGGCCAAAAGGAATCAAAGCTCGTGGCGAAGTACGTAATCAATACCATCACGCCGTTGATATTGTTCCAACCATTTTAGAAATCTGTGGATTGGAAATGCCAAAGGTGTATAAAGGAGTCGAACAATATCCTTTATCTGGAGTTTCGATGAAATACAGTTTTGATGCAAAACCGAATGATCCTACCCAAAAACACGTTCAATATTTTTCTATGTTAGGTACTCGCGCTGTATGGCAAGACGGTTGGAAGGCCGTTGCTGTACATGCGCCTTTGACCGATAAAGGAAAATTTGATCAAGATCAATGGGAACTGTATAATGTGGAAGCCGATCGTTCTGAGTCTAAAGATTTGGCCAAACAATATCCGGACAAATTAGAAGCTTTGAAAAAATTGTGGTTGGATGAAGCCAAGAAAAATAATGCTTTGCCCTTGGATGATAGAACTACCATGCAAATCATAACCATTCCAAGGCCAACCGAAGAAGAAGCGAAAGATAGTTATACCTATTACCCGCACACAAGTCAAGTTCCCGAAGCGGTGGCGGTTAGTGTTAGAGGAAAGTCGTACAAGATTATTGCCAATGTAGAGATTAAAGCGGATGCATCGGGTGTGATTTTTGCACACGGTTCTCGTTTTGGAGGACATAGTTTGTTTATTAAAGACCAAAAATTGTATTATGTGTATAATTTCTTGGGTATCAAAGAACAGCAATTGGTTTCAACAGAGACCATAAAACCAGGAAAATATACTTTTGGTGTGGAGTTTACCAAAGAAAAAGCAGGTGAACACGGAGAATCTATAGGTACTGCCAAATTGTATATCAACGACAAAGCTGTTGCAACAGGTGCAATGACCGCTCAAGTAGGTAAGTTTACCCTTGTGGGTGATGGACTTTGTGTAGGTTTTGATAGTGGAGATCCTGTGAGCAAACAATATGCTTCGCCCGGAGAATTTGAAGGAGGCGAAATTAGCTTTGTAACTGTGAATACTGGAAAAGAGCCATATATTGATTTAGAACGAGAAGCAGCAAGAGCTTTTAGTAAGGAATAA